AGCTCAGCATGCTGATAGTTTATCAGAGCACCCTCAGCTCCCTGGAATCCAGGAAGAGCCAAACCCGGAACGCCGCCTTCAATACAGCCATGTACGAGTACCTGTCGAACAATGGCACGGCCATTGGCGTCGGAGAGCCAGAGGCTCTTCTGCATGCCATCAATGAAAAAATAGAACGGGATGCCAAGTCCCTTTTCGTAACCCGCCTGGTGCTTCACCGTGAAGCCTCACCCCTTGACCGCGCCTCTCTTGAACCTGAACATCACACCTACCTTGAAGCGCTGAATGACATGCAGGCGAAGGTCTTGCTGTTTGATGCCACCTCCAACCTTGGCGTCCCCACGTACTGTGCGCTTGCCCAGTGTGATGGTCAGTATTTCGATGGTTGGGGCACGTCCTGGAGCGCTGCGCATGCCCTGACCCGTGCCCTGACCGAATGTTTGCAGGCTATCCATGCCAGCTGGCATTTCCGCGCAGACTTCTTTGATGAGGAGCAGCAGCACCGCAGACGGGTGGCCCCCTTTCAGCTGTACCGACGCCTGTTGTCATATCGGGAGGTTGCGTTCCAGCACCGGGGCTCTGTCCACCCAGTTCCCTTGCGGTCATCACCCAACGGTACGGTGCACGATGTGCTGATGGCTGTGCAGGACCGTTTGCTCACACACGGTTTTCCCGTCTTTGCGCACAGCTGTACACTGGGTTTTGGCATTACGCAGGTTATGGTCTCGGTCCCGG
The sequence above is a segment of the Deinococcus seoulensis genome. Coding sequences within it:
- a CDS encoding YcaO-like family protein, whose product is LSMLIVYQSTLSSLESRKSQTRNAAFNTAMYEYLSNNGTAIGVGEPEALLHAINEKIERDAKSLFVTRLVLHREASPLDRASLEPEHHTYLEALNDMQAKVLLFDATSNLGVPTYCALAQCDGQYFDGWGTSWSAAHALTRALTECLQAIHASWHFRADFFDEEQQHRRRVAPFQLYRRLLSYREVAFQHRGSVHPVPLRSSPNGTVHDVLMAVQDRLLTHGFPVFAHSCTLGFGITQVMVSVPGLDNFQLVTSGRLVRPGVRTASLFAQGESHVAQ